In one Natronosalvus amylolyticus genomic region, the following are encoded:
- a CDS encoding transcriptional regulator, whose product MGDLNTIAKRIHNISPKPVFLRLEDGTEGVFRMDWVEFFQQEFKAEGVRDDDDATYRFVSSADNESVLVGKQEPDETEWTSLGAITDLEPVEDDE is encoded by the coding sequence ATGGGCGACCTCAACACGATTGCGAAGCGAATTCACAATATTTCACCGAAACCGGTGTTTCTCCGTCTCGAGGACGGCACCGAGGGCGTCTTCCGAATGGACTGGGTCGAGTTCTTTCAACAGGAGTTCAAAGCCGAAGGCGTTCGCGACGATGACGACGCAACCTATCGGTTCGTCTCGAGTGCGGACAACGAATCGGTGCTGGTCGGTAAACAGGAACCCGACGAAACTGAGTGGACGTCACTGGGGGCGATAACTGATCTGGAACCGGTGGAAGACGACGAGTAA
- a CDS encoding NAD-dependent epimerase/dehydratase family protein, with product MNVLVTGANGTVGTALRDHLETDRDDFTWLDIEPHSDPDCETTIGDVTDYATVRAAMVGQDAVVHLGMPDFVGGPDDRSLAWSAGFGQSCQAIANVFEAAANEGVDTVVYASSNHAVGMYEAQNAPEIYGEDSDLEIDHTVRPRPDSRYGVVKVFGEAMAQLAADAHGCNCYALRICSVRGPEYDHPYGDAERGVETGAFERESEGYERQVARQACMWQSRRDVAQQVRRCLERGHERANAADEADRQPPGEFEVFYGRSASDRSWFDLEHARAVIGYEPADDATAWDGPPAE from the coding sequence ATGAACGTCCTCGTGACCGGTGCGAACGGGACGGTTGGAACGGCGTTGCGAGACCACCTCGAGACGGACCGGGACGACTTCACCTGGCTCGATATCGAACCGCATTCGGACCCCGACTGTGAGACGACCATCGGAGACGTGACCGACTACGCGACGGTTCGGGCGGCAATGGTGGGCCAGGATGCGGTGGTTCACCTCGGGATGCCGGATTTCGTCGGCGGGCCCGACGACCGCTCGCTGGCGTGGTCGGCCGGGTTCGGCCAGAGTTGCCAGGCGATTGCGAACGTTTTCGAGGCAGCCGCGAACGAGGGCGTCGACACCGTCGTCTACGCCTCGTCGAATCACGCGGTGGGGATGTACGAAGCGCAAAACGCGCCCGAAATATACGGCGAGGACAGTGACCTCGAGATCGATCACACGGTGCGGCCGCGGCCGGATTCTCGCTACGGCGTGGTCAAAGTCTTCGGCGAGGCGATGGCGCAGTTGGCAGCCGACGCACACGGATGCAACTGCTACGCGCTGCGGATTTGCTCGGTCCGGGGCCCGGAATACGACCATCCCTACGGTGACGCCGAACGGGGCGTCGAAACCGGCGCGTTCGAACGGGAGAGTGAGGGGTACGAACGACAGGTTGCCCGCCAGGCGTGTATGTGGCAGTCCCGTCGGGACGTCGCCCAGCAGGTCCGTCGCTGTCTCGAGCGTGGCCACGAGCGAGCCAACGCGGCCGACGAAGCGGACAGGCAACCTCCTGGCGAGTTCGAGGTGTTCTACGGTCGCAGCGCGAGCGACCGAAGCTGGTTCGACCTCGAGCACGCTCGAGCGGTGATCGGCTACGAACCGGCCGACGATGCAACGGCATGGGATGGTCCGCCGGCAGAGTGA
- a CDS encoding S8 family peptidase, with the protein MTQYTDNDTSRSNRRKFLKLVGTTGVGALAGSGTVAATLDLETDTLQEALVVFETTDDVDLLADLDLAEGFLGFSQLPIGYALFTGAQLETVAGWDEVRRISPNAELEWEHDDARPDTRAKDVQEGTGLDLPYTGENAHVAVIDTGIDGAHPDLEDNLVANWHWAGDPLADEGDLWIDAGLVNTDDVGHGTHCAGSVGADGSASDGEYTGMAPDVTLTSYSANASLTVLKAVSAYDHLLELQHSGEHRIHVASNSYGAGPGDYDPYDPLNVATWYATEAGVLVTYSAGNDGPGDDTLGQRKGAPYTLSVAATHADQSVTDFSSRGAADGNHDRQTAYENVVDLFSGVPEDELGTLELNRPAVAAKGADVMSTLNPVQPLWALGSDDELWYGLLSGTSMSNPVAAGCAALVIDAYIENHGSAPDPMDVITTLEATADPDATSDLEGPTGTAEYTATNVGAGYIDALEAVKYAESGQLIDFD; encoded by the coding sequence ATGACACAATACACTGACAACGACACCAGTAGATCGAACAGAAGAAAATTCCTCAAACTCGTCGGAACCACCGGCGTCGGCGCACTCGCCGGATCGGGAACGGTCGCGGCCACACTGGATCTGGAGACTGATACCCTCCAGGAAGCACTGGTCGTCTTCGAAACGACCGACGACGTCGACCTGCTCGCCGACCTCGACCTCGCGGAGGGGTTCCTCGGCTTCAGTCAACTCCCCATCGGATACGCCCTGTTCACCGGCGCACAACTCGAGACAGTCGCTGGCTGGGACGAGGTGCGACGCATCTCGCCCAACGCCGAACTCGAGTGGGAACACGACGACGCTCGCCCCGACACGCGGGCCAAAGACGTACAGGAAGGGACTGGACTCGATCTTCCCTACACCGGCGAGAACGCCCACGTCGCTGTCATCGACACCGGCATCGACGGCGCGCATCCCGACCTCGAGGACAACCTCGTGGCGAACTGGCACTGGGCGGGCGATCCACTCGCTGACGAGGGCGACCTCTGGATCGACGCGGGCCTCGTGAACACCGACGACGTCGGCCACGGTACCCACTGTGCCGGCAGCGTCGGCGCCGACGGCTCTGCCAGCGACGGCGAGTATACGGGAATGGCGCCCGACGTCACATTGACGTCGTACTCGGCGAACGCCTCGCTAACGGTGCTGAAAGCCGTCTCGGCCTACGACCACCTCCTCGAACTCCAGCACTCGGGCGAACACCGGATTCACGTCGCTTCGAACTCCTACGGTGCCGGGCCGGGCGATTACGACCCGTACGACCCCCTCAACGTCGCTACGTGGTACGCGACCGAGGCCGGCGTACTCGTCACGTACTCGGCCGGCAACGACGGCCCAGGTGACGACACGCTCGGTCAGCGAAAGGGGGCGCCGTACACGCTGAGCGTGGCGGCCACCCACGCCGACCAGTCGGTCACGGACTTCTCCTCTCGCGGCGCAGCGGATGGCAATCACGACAGGCAGACCGCGTACGAAAACGTGGTCGACCTGTTCAGCGGCGTCCCCGAGGACGAACTTGGGACACTCGAACTGAACCGTCCCGCCGTCGCCGCAAAAGGGGCCGACGTGATGAGTACGCTCAATCCCGTGCAGCCACTGTGGGCGCTAGGTTCGGACGACGAACTCTGGTACGGCCTCCTCTCGGGAACGAGCATGTCGAACCCGGTCGCAGCAGGCTGTGCCGCCCTGGTCATCGATGCCTACATCGAGAACCACGGCTCCGCACCCGATCCGATGGACGTGATTACGACGCTCGAGGCGACGGCCGACCCCGATGCAACGAGTGATCTAGAGGGTCCCACAGGAACGGCCGAGTACACGGCCACGAACGTCGGTGCAGGGTACATCGACGCACTCGAGGCAGTGAAGTACGCCGAGTCCGGACAGCTAATCGATTTCGACTGA
- a CDS encoding S8 family serine peptidase, giving the protein MTSHETERTDTDDVGLSRRAFVKTGALAGAGLLATPAVSGKTVTANETTVSADFLNIRVREAIHAWERGYRGRPDRTLGLTDSGTDSRHPDLGPWSGVTVTTEDGFELDGNPFNNTGGAIKPHSTKLVGWHNDNTRFGGYEKPRDSNGHGTHVASIMAGSGRASAIDPDSYQEEEPQTLLLLGNTLSYEVEAVAGSGVFGSAYGDGIELVIEGPDGQQLARSGGTSGTAEITLENNLVETPTVHESGTATYTIYVRTVEGELVTSGRVERVAVGAFKHPGDTVGDRTNNGDLSLHAGIAPNASILSVTDLGTGTRDVGAHAEEFADAFNLRAVNMSWGYVGGLPLGAAAEVLDDIPGVIRTMAEAGILSVAAAGNDATPASGNGAPAVANEAISVVSTDPLDGIASYSSGGIAGIDESGEPYTKPDVSAPGGELTVLDIAADIGEPEDEVTTEEPDSAAADAELEPVEELDDLEDDALSPKTTFDQSITGDADYEYELADDVLDALTLDDADLELLNRGAKREGMGSDGVRGYTGKAGTSMAAPSVCGIAGLVADAMEGDAPDSIALPAPGEAGYDDVLRLKNVILATASETALTAAPYHAAKAPVYTHGGRDPYEGFGRANVGPAIDAVTRDLTDQAVSGVAGLAVPDDERAVSGHVRVDAPGEVSADVAFSHYSGGNAGATKGDPHIDLFLYDAQNPDSLNGDPTIVDSDAGIQGEATVSTSVSVDDLEAHDGERVFYVVAKLVNVPGLVNGFDCRAHLDLETTFDETGLVVEGDAEMDASVFTGGQTNRTELDVEVRHPEGEDVLVRDTVPQGWDVDEEFGDVEATTPAFGGGTHVYFGLENADAVYEDLTHFAEAPDSVEESDRYTFGPIAVSTDTDSDGTLTSREWTTIAGTERTVTVVAEST; this is encoded by the coding sequence ATGACGTCACACGAAACAGAACGTACTGATACCGATGATGTGGGGCTATCGCGTCGAGCGTTCGTCAAAACTGGAGCACTCGCCGGGGCGGGTTTACTCGCGACACCAGCTGTTTCGGGGAAGACGGTCACGGCCAATGAGACGACTGTCTCCGCGGACTTTCTGAATATCCGTGTTCGTGAGGCAATCCACGCCTGGGAGCGTGGTTATCGCGGTCGTCCGGACCGGACGCTCGGATTGACCGATTCGGGAACTGACTCGCGTCATCCGGATCTCGGCCCCTGGAGCGGAGTAACTGTCACTACCGAAGACGGGTTCGAACTCGACGGGAACCCGTTCAATAACACTGGCGGTGCGATCAAACCTCATTCGACGAAGCTCGTCGGCTGGCACAACGACAACACGCGCTTCGGTGGGTACGAGAAGCCGCGTGACTCTAACGGTCACGGCACCCACGTTGCCTCGATCATGGCCGGGAGCGGCCGGGCGAGCGCGATCGATCCCGACAGCTACCAGGAGGAAGAGCCACAGACGCTCCTCTTGCTCGGGAACACGCTCAGCTACGAGGTAGAAGCCGTCGCTGGGTCCGGTGTCTTTGGGAGCGCGTATGGTGACGGCATCGAACTCGTGATCGAAGGGCCGGACGGACAGCAACTGGCTCGCTCCGGTGGTACTTCAGGAACCGCGGAAATAACACTCGAGAACAACCTCGTCGAAACGCCGACCGTCCACGAGTCTGGGACGGCGACGTACACGATCTACGTCCGGACAGTCGAAGGAGAGCTGGTTACGTCGGGTCGCGTCGAGCGCGTGGCCGTCGGTGCGTTCAAACACCCCGGAGACACTGTCGGCGATCGAACGAACAACGGCGATCTCTCCTTGCACGCCGGCATTGCGCCGAACGCGAGCATCTTGAGTGTCACGGATCTGGGTACCGGTACCCGTGACGTCGGCGCCCACGCGGAAGAGTTCGCGGACGCGTTCAACCTCCGGGCAGTGAACATGTCCTGGGGGTACGTCGGCGGGCTTCCGCTTGGCGCTGCCGCCGAGGTTCTGGACGACATCCCGGGAGTCATCCGAACGATGGCCGAGGCCGGGATTCTCTCGGTTGCCGCCGCCGGAAACGATGCGACGCCGGCGAGCGGAAACGGTGCACCAGCGGTCGCAAACGAGGCAATCTCCGTCGTCTCGACCGATCCACTCGACGGGATTGCGTCCTACTCCTCCGGCGGGATCGCTGGCATCGACGAGTCCGGCGAACCCTACACCAAACCCGACGTGTCGGCTCCCGGCGGCGAACTGACCGTTCTCGACATCGCTGCCGACATCGGCGAGCCTGAAGACGAAGTGACGACGGAAGAACCCGACTCGGCAGCCGCCGATGCCGAACTCGAGCCAGTCGAAGAACTCGACGACCTCGAGGACGACGCCCTCTCTCCGAAGACGACGTTCGACCAGTCGATTACGGGCGACGCGGACTACGAGTACGAACTCGCGGACGACGTACTCGACGCGCTCACGCTGGACGACGCCGACCTCGAACTTCTCAACCGCGGCGCCAAGCGTGAAGGGATGGGGAGCGACGGCGTCAGAGGCTACACCGGCAAGGCCGGGACATCGATGGCCGCACCGAGCGTGTGTGGTATCGCCGGCCTCGTCGCCGACGCGATGGAAGGAGATGCGCCAGACTCGATCGCGTTGCCCGCACCCGGCGAGGCGGGCTACGACGACGTGCTTCGCCTGAAGAACGTGATTCTCGCGACCGCGAGCGAGACGGCGCTTACGGCCGCCCCGTACCACGCCGCGAAGGCACCCGTCTACACCCACGGGGGTCGTGATCCCTACGAAGGGTTCGGACGAGCGAACGTCGGGCCAGCAATCGACGCTGTCACCCGCGACCTCACCGATCAGGCCGTCTCCGGTGTGGCCGGTCTCGCCGTCCCCGACGACGAACGAGCCGTCTCTGGACACGTTCGGGTCGATGCACCTGGAGAGGTGTCCGCTGACGTGGCGTTCAGCCACTACAGCGGCGGCAACGCAGGCGCGACGAAGGGCGACCCCCACATCGACCTGTTCCTCTACGACGCCCAGAACCCCGACTCGCTCAACGGCGATCCGACCATCGTCGACAGCGACGCCGGCATTCAGGGAGAAGCGACGGTCTCGACCAGCGTCAGCGTCGATGACCTCGAGGCACACGACGGCGAGCGCGTCTTCTACGTCGTCGCGAAGCTGGTGAACGTCCCTGGACTCGTGAACGGCTTCGACTGCCGCGCCCACCTCGATCTCGAAACGACGTTCGACGAGACCGGACTGGTCGTCGAGGGCGACGCCGAGATGGACGCCAGCGTCTTCACCGGCGGCCAGACCAACCGAACCGAGCTCGACGTCGAGGTTCGCCACCCCGAGGGCGAGGACGTTCTCGTCCGCGACACCGTCCCGCAGGGCTGGGACGTCGACGAGGAGTTCGGCGACGTCGAGGCGACGACGCCGGCCTTCGGCGGCGGCACGCACGTCTACTTCGGGCTCGAGAACGCCGACGCCGTATACGAGGATCTCACGCACTTCGCAGAGGCGCCCGACAGCGTCGAGGAGTCCGACCGCTACACCTTCGGACCCATCGCCGTCTCGACCGACACCGATAGCGACGGCACGCTCACCAGTCGCGAGTGGACGACGATTGCTGGAACCGAGCGGACGGTGACCGTCGTCGCCGAGTCGACCTGA
- a CDS encoding M48 family metalloprotease, translating to MSAVTTGRQIGGTLAAILAINVVFSLAVVALLDPWTAALWTHLGVRSTLGRYALSGFLVVLVLCWVQIVYTRQELLAEAAAETVDESMYPDLHARVTRLSAGFDMAPPAVAIASSEVPNSLAIGDLRSGTIVVSDGLLESLEPAELDAVLAHELAHLKNRDALVLTLASFLPALVADERVVFGKRLPAWTRPYVYTLVIMGSYVLASTFIDAPLLSVSGFGQFIVAGAITIVLGGVVLGVLAAPVVFLSRRLSRAREFVADRASAHVTGDPAALASALERLDGMATVPSEDARLAGDTVPSRLPRYRGLDGMCFLPHGFEWRSQVSAEDDDAFHVETRSHPPTDERIVQLQKLAAELETTVS from the coding sequence ATGAGCGCGGTCACGACTGGTCGGCAGATTGGCGGGACCCTCGCTGCCATCCTCGCGATTAACGTGGTTTTTTCACTGGCCGTCGTGGCCCTGCTGGATCCGTGGACGGCGGCACTCTGGACGCACCTTGGCGTGAGATCGACCCTGGGACGCTACGCGCTTTCAGGGTTCCTGGTCGTTCTTGTCCTGTGTTGGGTACAGATCGTTTACACCCGACAGGAACTGTTGGCGGAAGCCGCCGCCGAGACGGTCGACGAAAGTATGTATCCTGACCTCCACGCTCGAGTTACTCGGTTGTCGGCAGGCTTTGATATGGCTCCTCCGGCTGTGGCTATCGCCTCGAGCGAGGTGCCGAACAGTCTGGCCATCGGTGACCTCCGGTCGGGAACGATCGTTGTCAGTGACGGGTTGCTCGAGTCGCTCGAGCCGGCGGAGCTGGATGCGGTGTTGGCACACGAACTCGCCCACCTGAAAAATCGCGATGCACTGGTGTTGACGCTCGCCTCGTTTCTCCCGGCACTGGTCGCTGACGAACGCGTGGTCTTCGGGAAGCGATTGCCCGCCTGGACACGGCCGTACGTGTACACGCTGGTAATCATGGGGAGCTACGTTCTCGCGTCGACGTTCATCGATGCACCACTGCTCAGCGTCAGCGGGTTCGGACAATTCATCGTCGCTGGCGCCATTACGATCGTGCTCGGCGGGGTCGTCCTCGGTGTGCTCGCCGCTCCCGTCGTCTTTCTCAGTCGCCGCCTCTCGAGAGCGCGAGAGTTCGTCGCCGACCGGGCGAGCGCCCACGTCACCGGCGACCCGGCCGCACTCGCGAGTGCGCTCGAGCGACTCGACGGGATGGCGACGGTACCGAGCGAAGACGCCCGCCTCGCCGGCGACACGGTACCCTCGAGGCTGCCCAGGTATCGCGGCCTCGATGGGATGTGTTTTCTCCCGCACGGGTTCGAGTGGAGGAGCCAGGTATCGGCCGAAGACGACGATGCGTTTCACGTCGAAACGCGTTCTCATCCCCCAACTGACGAGCGAATCGTTCAGTTACAGAAACTGGCCGCAGAACTGGAAACGACTGTCAGCTAA
- a CDS encoding DUF4129 domain-containing protein, which translates to MGYDLRKAALIGCCLLALIVGTAFFPAAGFDDFPNTEAVDDGYYEADRDVPGSGFDGDDTGAETDDASSDADADADDSSADDGSGAGDADDDATDGDNGTDDSSSGDGGSDESNGPDDGSDDDGAGDTDGSGETSSAFLTAGSALVFAVVVLALTGFLWRATDPTRDPAIGPEDLPDGFIPRLQLRLRRIPQASMTATIGVARGTTGVLDMVGKTGSVVFGGLRYTGSNVSNALGGLARGVPAGVSALGATLAGVRLPSLVDGLESLLGGIGRTRSTDTASWGATDDGPSSSSGQPPIATAKRPQPQTVEAAWEAMTDRVVAQADDPETKTPREYAHRAIEQGLPEHAVNTLTETFCQVRYGGYSASSDRLRRALESYDEIAANDTPPGETS; encoded by the coding sequence GTGGGTTACGACCTCCGGAAAGCAGCCCTGATCGGGTGCTGTTTACTCGCTCTCATCGTCGGGACGGCGTTTTTCCCCGCCGCCGGCTTCGACGACTTCCCGAACACCGAGGCTGTCGACGACGGCTACTACGAGGCCGACCGGGACGTCCCTGGAAGCGGCTTCGACGGTGACGACACTGGGGCCGAGACTGACGACGCTAGCTCGGATGCAGACGCCGATGCGGACGACTCGAGTGCTGACGACGGAAGTGGTGCGGGCGATGCAGACGACGATGCGACTGATGGGGACAACGGCACGGACGACTCGAGTAGTGGTGACGGCGGTTCGGACGAATCGAACGGGCCGGACGATGGTTCGGACGACGATGGCGCTGGCGACACCGATGGCTCTGGCGAAACGTCGAGCGCGTTTCTCACCGCCGGTAGCGCGCTCGTTTTCGCTGTCGTCGTGCTCGCACTCACCGGATTCCTCTGGCGCGCAACGGACCCGACACGAGACCCGGCGATCGGCCCGGAAGATCTCCCAGACGGTTTTATTCCGCGGCTACAGCTTCGACTCCGTCGAATCCCACAGGCGAGTATGACGGCGACTATCGGCGTCGCGAGGGGAACAACCGGCGTCCTCGATATGGTTGGCAAAACTGGGAGCGTGGTTTTCGGTGGACTCCGATACACTGGCTCGAATGTCTCGAACGCGCTCGGAGGGCTGGCTCGCGGTGTTCCCGCCGGAGTGAGCGCCCTCGGTGCAACGCTGGCTGGCGTGCGTCTCCCCTCGCTGGTCGACGGTCTCGAATCGCTGCTGGGCGGTATCGGTCGGACTCGAAGCACCGACACGGCTTCCTGGGGGGCCACGGACGACGGCCCCAGTTCCTCGAGTGGACAACCACCGATTGCCACCGCAAAAAGGCCGCAACCACAGACGGTCGAGGCGGCCTGGGAAGCGATGACCGACCGCGTGGTAGCACAGGCTGACGATCCCGAGACAAAAACGCCTCGAGAGTACGCCCACCGTGCCATCGAACAGGGGCTTCCCGAGCACGCCGTCAACACGTTGACGGAGACGTTCTGTCAGGTTCGGTATGGCGGTTATTCGGCCTCTTCGGATCGTCTCCGTCGCGCCCTCGAGTCGTACGATGAAATCGCCGCTAACGACACGCCGCCGGGTGAGACGTCGTGA
- a CDS encoding DUF7269 family protein yields the protein MIRRLLEALALLGAIATLVLSVGFRPSFLAVIGRDAIILAIGAGISLLGIVMATRAASIPDDSAPLATPQSESPTYDERFIGKRIENALERPSLADSRSDRSRRAYARTKAHQRVRHAVLETLQSVEGVSHDDAERALETGTWTDNSRAQAYLSASVSPPFRIQLVDWLSGRTEQRQLEATLAALDELAATDEFARRALVSDSQRPQSPGAVENRIQSRGERR from the coding sequence GTGATACGGCGGTTGCTCGAAGCGTTGGCGCTGCTCGGCGCTATCGCGACGCTCGTCCTCAGCGTGGGCTTCAGACCATCGTTTCTCGCCGTTATCGGGCGGGACGCCATTATCCTCGCAATCGGTGCTGGGATTTCCCTTCTTGGTATTGTGATGGCGACTCGGGCAGCATCTATACCCGACGACTCTGCGCCATTGGCCACCCCGCAGTCCGAGTCGCCAACGTACGACGAGCGGTTTATCGGCAAGCGCATCGAGAATGCGCTCGAGCGACCATCACTTGCGGATTCTCGAAGCGACCGGTCCCGTCGAGCGTACGCCCGGACCAAAGCGCATCAACGGGTTCGGCACGCGGTCCTCGAGACGCTGCAATCCGTCGAGGGCGTCAGTCACGACGATGCCGAACGGGCGCTCGAAACCGGCACATGGACTGATAACTCGCGGGCGCAGGCTTATCTTTCAGCGTCGGTCAGTCCACCGTTTAGAATCCAACTCGTCGACTGGCTTTCCGGCCGAACCGAGCAACGGCAACTCGAGGCAACGCTCGCTGCACTTGATGAACTTGCAGCGACGGACGAGTTCGCTCGGCGGGCGCTGGTGTCGGACTCTCAGCGTCCGCAATCGCCGGGAGCGGTCGAAAATCGGATCCAATCCAGGGGTGAGCGGCGATGA
- a CDS encoding DUF58 domain-containing protein, with translation MNESEPLNAVEDCEESGAMESDHGDASEEAETTEADDDTVLESGSASRGRTDPTLERSEASQPAETSATSSDRWTFALAVALGCVGIGVLVADAALVLAGVVALTYAAYGYATAPPTPTLTVSRTLEPANPVPGDAVTVTVSVVNAGRKALPDVRVTDGVHAELRVDGRQRAVGSLEPGESLRWSYTVVARRGTYTFDPVTVTTRNVSGSERRTLTFEPETTVTADDALERVPLAGQTIQHTGRVETDIGGEGIEFFSIREFQPTDPMNRVDWNRLARTGELTTVEFREERAAAVVVVVDQRHETVVARVPDEPTGRELTTHAGEWLASAMLGENNRVGVTLYGGRGDYLLPRSGRDQLARVKRLLDGEWCGSFGRPAWLSQGDRSVDRFCRHLADEKQIVFVTPLLDDEPVDSAQRFLAHGHAVTLVCPMVGARADEAGLVDRLAVERRLSTLRSHGVRVVEWSPDESLHAAVSRGKRRWSG, from the coding sequence ATGAACGAATCCGAACCGCTGAATGCTGTCGAGGACTGCGAGGAGTCCGGAGCGATGGAGTCGGACCACGGGGATGCCTCCGAGGAGGCTGAAACAACCGAAGCAGACGATGATACGGTGCTCGAATCGGGATCGGCGTCCAGGGGGCGGACGGACCCAACACTCGAGCGTTCGGAAGCGAGCCAGCCCGCCGAAACGTCCGCCACCTCGAGTGACCGCTGGACGTTTGCCCTCGCTGTCGCGCTCGGGTGTGTCGGAATCGGCGTGCTCGTGGCCGATGCAGCGTTAGTGCTTGCGGGTGTCGTGGCACTCACGTACGCCGCCTACGGCTACGCAACGGCTCCTCCGACGCCGACACTGACCGTGTCGCGGACACTCGAGCCGGCAAATCCGGTTCCGGGTGATGCGGTGACGGTCACGGTTTCGGTCGTGAACGCGGGACGAAAGGCGCTTCCAGACGTGCGCGTCACCGACGGCGTACACGCCGAACTGCGAGTGGACGGCAGGCAACGCGCGGTCGGCAGTCTGGAGCCGGGTGAATCGCTGCGATGGTCGTATACCGTCGTCGCACGACGCGGCACGTACACTTTCGACCCTGTAACCGTCACTACTCGTAACGTCAGCGGAAGCGAACGTCGCACGCTCACGTTCGAGCCGGAGACGACGGTAACCGCTGATGACGCCCTCGAACGCGTCCCACTCGCCGGACAGACCATTCAACACACGGGCCGAGTCGAAACGGATATCGGCGGCGAAGGCATCGAGTTCTTCTCGATTCGGGAGTTCCAGCCGACGGATCCGATGAACCGCGTCGACTGGAACCGGCTCGCCAGAACTGGTGAGTTAACAACGGTCGAATTCCGCGAAGAGCGCGCAGCAGCAGTGGTCGTCGTCGTCGACCAGCGTCACGAAACGGTCGTCGCTCGGGTTCCCGACGAACCGACCGGGAGGGAACTCACAACACATGCCGGTGAGTGGCTTGCATCTGCCATGCTCGGGGAGAACAACCGAGTTGGGGTCACGCTGTACGGTGGGCGCGGGGATTACCTGTTGCCCCGAAGCGGGCGGGACCAACTGGCTCGCGTGAAGCGCTTACTCGACGGCGAGTGGTGTGGCTCGTTCGGTCGACCAGCCTGGTTGTCTCAGGGCGACCGCTCGGTCGACCGATTCTGTCGACACCTCGCAGACGAGAAACAGATCGTGTTCGTGACACCGTTACTCGACGACGAACCGGTCGACTCAGCACAGCGGTTTCTGGCTCATGGACACGCTGTCACACTCGTGTGTCCGATGGTCGGCGCTCGAGCCGACGAGGCCGGGCTCGTCGACCGACTCGCGGTCGAGCGACGTCTGTCGACGCTTCGCTCCCATGGCGTTCGCGTCGTAGAATGGTCGCCCGACGAATCGTTACATGCAGCCGTTTCTCGCGGAAAACGGCGGTGGTCCGGATGA